From the Montipora capricornis isolate CH-2021 chromosome 2, ASM3666992v2, whole genome shotgun sequence genome, one window contains:
- the LOC138037196 gene encoding uncharacterized protein, with amino-acid sequence MEEKISRFEEKLQDMERQFDLLNVEIEEWRAKYAHLEVEKERLFQEVEKELSLPAEKEKSLAKEVESQKRENEELKKYLRKLEKEHFQSHKAHVKDFTELSRKQQKRRIDTLTARAQKAL; translated from the coding sequence atggaagagaaaatttcacgcTTTGAGGAAAAGCTGCAAGACATGGAAAGACAATTTGACCTCCTGAATGTTGAGATAGAAGAATGGAGAGCAAAATATGCACATTTGGAGGTAGAAAAAGAGAGGCTTTTTCAAGAGGTTGAAAAAGAACTTTCTTTgcctgcagaaaaagaaaaatcacttGCAAAAGAGGTCGAATCACAAAAGAGGGAAAATGAAGAACTGAAAAAATACCTCAGAAAATTAGAGAAAGAACATTTCCAATCACACAAAGCCCATGTGAAAGATTTCACCGAACTTTCAAGAAAGCAgcagaaaagaagaattgacACATTGACTGCAAGAGCACAGAAAGCCTTGTAG
- the LOC138037198 gene encoding uncharacterized protein, protein MDAEVDGSADVFCVLSEAAENNVDPSFCQSSSVVGKEFDKACRGEVRAFPSTTAHKKSGGDGGFTCCVPGCFNNNKKNPELSFYNFPNGKSPESQELRKKWIHLISRKNFTPTLGHRVCSQHFPGGRKTYMNCLPILVPKTIKPTLTTPRSTTKARNRTSVCPEQNTKRRRLCEMEAQNVLVDCRKETYPEVENLDPSASLREQVEKLKAESNMLKSENVCQKNDIKVLKEQIHKVQIEKSFSVDRFKDDDKLFRFYTGLQDYKTFQILFESFGTVVNNIVYYDSNTKAENITSSDFVKHGPKRLLRPEQEFFLVLVRLRLGLHEEDIAARAGFSQSQVSRIMISWIDFLHARLRSYPIWPSRSCIDKTMPESFKQMYPSTRVVIDCTEIFIEMPSSFRSQSVTYSSYKHHNTAKALIGISPSGAVSFVSDLYAGRSSDKQITNDCGILDLLEAGDSVMADKGFEIAGDLPQGVTLNIPPFLGGKDHLSIEEETETRRIASVRIHVERAIARIKNFKILSTIFPVSMAADINKVWIIFCYLSNFLPPLIKNDRA, encoded by the coding sequence ATGGATGCCGAAGTTGACGGCTCTGCGGACGTTTTTTGTGTTTTATCAGAGGCTGCGGAAAATAATGTTGACCCTAGCTTTTGTCAAAGCTCTAGTGTGGTTGGAAAAGAGTTTGACAAAGCATGCAGAGGAGAAGTGAGGGCTTTTCCATCGACCACAGCGCATAAAAAGAGTGGAGGTGATGGTGGTTTCACATGTTGTGTGCCTGGAtgcttcaacaacaacaagaagaatcCTGAGCTTTCTTTCTATAATTTTCCTAACGGTAAAAGCCCAGAATCACAGGAGCTTAGAAAGAAGTGGATTCATCTGATATCTCGTAAGAATTTTACTCCAACGTTAGGCCACAGGGTCTGCTCACAACATTTTCCAGGAGGCAGAAAAACATACATGAATTGTTTACCGATCTTAGTACCGAAAACAATTAAACCTACGTTAACAACACCAAGGTCAACAACGAAAGCCAGAAATAGAACTTCTGTCTGTCCAGAGCAAAACACTAAGCGCAGACGTCTTTGTGAAATGGAAGCTCAAAATGTTTTGGTGGATTGCAGGAAGGAAACGTACCCTGAAGTCGAGAATTTGGATCCTTCGGCCTCACTGAGAGAACAGGTTGAAAAACTGAAGGCTGAAAGCAACATGTTAAAatctgaaaacgtttgccaGAAGAATGACATTAAGGTCCTGAAAGAGCAAATACATAAGGTACAGATAGAGAAGTCTTTTTCTGTTGATCGTTTTAAAGACGATGACAAGCTGTTTAGATTCTACACTGGACTTCAGGATTACAAGACATTCCAAATATTGTTCGAATCATTTGGTACAGTagtaaataatattgtttattaTGATTCGAACACTAAGGCTGAGAATATAACATCAAGTGACTTTGTAAAACATGGGCCCAAAAGATTGCTCAGACCTGAGCAGGAGTTTTTCCTTGTATTAGTTCGCCTTAGGTTAGGACTTCATGAAGAAGACATTGCAGCTAGAGCAGGCTTTTCACAATCACAAGTATCACGCATAATGATATCGTGGATCGATTTTCTACATGCTAGACTTCGCTCTTACCCCATTTGGCCTTCTAGGTCTTGCATTGACAAGACCATGCCTGAATCTTTCAAACAAATGTATCCCTCCACGCGTGTAGTGATCGACTGTACAGAAATATTCATTGAGATGCCCAGCTCATTTAGAAGCCAAAGTGTTACTTATTCTAGTTATAAACATCATAACACTGCTAAAGCCCTCATTGGTATTAGCCCATCTGGTGCTGTTTCTTTTGTGTCTGATCTTTATGCAGGCAGGTCCAGTGATAAACAAATTACTAATGACTGTGGTATATTGGACTTGCTTGAAGCAGGAGATTCTGTCATGGCCGACAAGGGATTTGAAATAGCAGGTGATCTACCCCAAGGTGTGACCCTTAACATTCCCCCATTTCTTGGAGGGAAAGATCATCTCTCCATTGAGGAAGAAACTGAAACAAGGCGAATAGCCTCAGTCAGAATACATGTTGAAAGAGCAATCGCCAGaattaagaactttaaaataCTTAGTACAATTTTCCCAGTATCTATGGCAGCAGATATAAACAAGGTCTGGAttattttttgttatctttCTAATTTTTTGCCACCATTAATTAAGAATGACAGAGCGTGA